The following are encoded in a window of Gossypium raimondii isolate GPD5lz chromosome 13, ASM2569854v1, whole genome shotgun sequence genomic DNA:
- the LOC105783456 gene encoding organic cation/carnitine transporter 3 produces MADSTPLLSHCDKPAEPKRPPRSLDETIEGCIGDFGWWQFLQAILVSLAWVFDAQQTFISVFTDAEPSWHCTQGGDESVCNALSNICELPKNSWSWDWPSHTSIIAEWGLECAPSFITGLPASAFFMGCLAGGLALATLADSTLGRKNMLLFSCLMMSFSSIFTVFSPNIWIYSLLRFINGFGRATVGTCALVLSTELVGKRWRGQVGVVGFFCFTLGFLSLPVMAYVNRGSSWRTLYLWISVPTILYCILVHFLVHESPRWLFVRGRKEEAVLTLKSMAQANQSPITMSFSNVLIEQESWNVDIYSTIKILLNKRWAAKRLAAVMVGGFGIGMVYYGMPLGLGNLSVNLYLGVTLNALSELPASLITFFLIGKMKRKDSLLGFTILSGVCSVLCVVVGKVSPSLQIAMELISFFSACSAFNMSLIYTLELFPTCVRNSAISMVRQALVFGGVFSPLLVAAGRTNNFISFGVFGLVIGICGLPLVGLPETRGGTICDTMDEEEHKQNEKAAAAIATLA; encoded by the coding sequence ATGGCCGATTCAACACCGCTTCTGTCTCACTGTGATAAACCGGCAGAACCAAAACGGCCGCCTCGATCCCTCGATGAGACCATCGAAGGCTGTATCGGAGACTTCGGGTGGTGGCAATTCTTGCAAGCAATACTCGTCTCTCTTGCTTGGGTCTTTGATGCTCAGCAAACCTTCATCAGTGTATTCACTGATGCTGAGCCATCCTGGCACTGCACCCAAGGCGGAGACGAGTCTGTTTGTAACGCTTTGTCCAACATTTGCGAGCTCCCTAAGAATTCATGGTCTTGGGATTGGCCTTCCCACACATCAATCATAGCGGAATGGGGCCTGGAATGTGCGCCTTCTTTCATCACTGGCCTCCCTGCTTCTGCTTTCTTCATGGGTTGCCTTGCAGGCGGACTTGCACTTGCAACGCTTGCTGACTCCACTCTTGGCCGCAAAAACATGCTCTTATTCTCATGTCTCATGATgtctttttcttcaatcttcacCGTTTTTTCACCCAATATTTGGATCTATTCTCTCCTGAGATTCATTAACGGGTTTGGCCGCGCAACTGTTGGAACTTGTGCCCTCGTGTTATCAACCGAGCTAGTAGGAAAACGGTGGCGCGGCCAGGTCGGCGTTGttggtttcttttgttttactttaggGTTTCTTTCATTGCCGGTAATGGCATACGTAAATAGAGGTTCTTCATGGAGAACACTGTATCTGTGGATTTCGGTTCCAACAATTTTGTACTGTATATTAGTTCATTTCTTAGTTCATGAGTCCCCAAGATGGCTGTTCGTCCGAGGACGCAAAGAAGAAGCAGTGTTAACACTCAAGAGCATGGCTCAGGCTAATCAAAGTCCCATAACAATGAGCTTCTCCAATGTCCTAATCGAGCAGGAATCATGGAATGTAGATATTTACTCCACAATCAAGATACTGTTGAACAAGAGGTGGGCGGCAAAAAGGCTAGCGGCCGTGATGGTGGGAGGTTTTGGGATTGGGATGGTGTACTACGGCATGCCATTAGGCCTTGGAAATCTATCCGTCAATCTCTATTTGGGCGTCACATTAAACGCCTTATCCGAGTTGCCAGCGTCACTCATTACATTCTTCCTTATAgggaaaatgaaaaggaaagacTCATTGTTGGGTTTCACAATATTAAGCGGGGTGTGCAGCGTGTTGTGTGTGGTGGTGGGGAAGGTGTCGCCAAGTTTACAGATAGCAATGGAGCTGATATCCTTCTTCAGTGCCTGCTCGGCCTTCAACATGTCACTGATATACACATTAGAGCTGTTTCCCACATGCGTGAGGAACTCGGCAATATCAATGGTGAGGCAAGCACTGGTGTTTGGGGGGGTGTTCAGCCCACTGCTCGTGGCCGCTGGGAGGACAAATAACTTCATATCGTTCGGGGTATTCGGGTTGGTGATAGGAATTTGCGGGCTCCCGTTGGTGGGATTACCGGAGACTAGAGGTGGAACAATTTGTGATACAATGGATGAAGAAGAGCACAAACAAAATGAGAAGGCGGCCGCCGCAATTGCTACGTTAGCATAA